A window from Drosophila nasuta strain 15112-1781.00 chromosome 3, ASM2355853v1, whole genome shotgun sequence encodes these proteins:
- the LOC132789398 gene encoding transmembrane protein 177, giving the protein MQRKAGGGVFSYFKTEAGRKLVFFAAGTTTIGLCVANFVPHTFGLQYYRQFVQCYQNGIEREVPPAVEQRVHKAMEQLNVDPREAKFIKTFTVFGFDLFQAGTTKFRFGGALGIPVNYAYNSIGEIKRADIRFRDQQIKWSSDNGKLLEEAIVLTEDEQVFGLSKAILQLQTHRVLMNSVFPSVSFLMVYTLGRYLNMHLNLFAKHGSVRCVMYGILGLFGIGSWSFMKDFNQVTTDADIDKKLAALGPQYVAAGISYYDKQLKKNIALRHLIGDDTYTALGNENFLLRQKTMPLTARKSFFEQKWKELQNVQAQ; this is encoded by the exons atgcaaagaaaagcCGGTGGCGGAGTTTTCAGTTATTTTAAGACGGAGGCAGGACGAAAGCTTGTCTTTTTTGCAGCTGGCACAACGACAATTGGTCTGTGTGTGGCCAACTTTGTGCCACACACCTTTGGACTTCAATACTACCGCCAATTTGTGCAGTGCTATCA AAATGGCATTGAACGCGAAGTGCCACCAGCAGTGGAGCAACGGGTGCACAAAGCTATGGAGCAACTGAATGTAGATCCGCGGGAAGCGAAGTTTATTAAAACATTCACGGTCTTTGGCTTTGACCTTTTCCAAGCGGGTACTACCAAGTTCCGCTTTGGCGGTGCATTAGGGATTCCCGTGAACTACGCTTACAATAGCATTGGTGAGATTAAGCGCGCCGACATTCGATTCCGCGATCAACAAATCAAGTGGAGCTCCGACAACGGCAAACTGCTTGAAGAGGCAATCGTTTTGACCGAGGATGAGCAGGTGTTTGGTCTGAGCAAAGCGATACTCCAGCTGCAGACGCATCGTGTGCTGATGAACTCGGTATTCCCCAGCGTGAGCTTCCTTATGGTGTACACGTTAGGACGCTATCTCAATATGCATCTTAATCTCTTTGCAAAACATGGCAGC GTGCGTTGCGTTATGTACGGCATTTTGGGCTTGTTTGGCATTGGCAGCTGGTCATTCATGAAGGACTTTAATCAAGTGACTACCGACGCCGATATCGATAAAAAACTAGCCGCCCTGGGGCCACAATATGTAGCCGCTGGCATCAGTTATTACGACAAGCAGCTAAAAAAGAACATTGCGTTGAGACATCTGATTGGCGATGATACCTACACAGCCCTGGGCaatgaaaactttttgctGCGCCAGAAGACAATGCCGCTGACAGCTCGCAAATCCTTCTTCGAGCAGAAATGGAAGGAACTGCAAAATGTGCAAGCCCAATAA
- the LOC132792229 gene encoding U3 small nucleolar RNA-interacting protein 2, giving the protein MSSSFFLKPGAAKQANKKRKNIAAKAKKGVTKPGKRTQNAAAPPPKKQRRAKVDDEEIASDDDEYGSDVGGDALTFSADEAEEAETPQDKRLRLAKQYLSEIERQEAERAEDRELSKSIEQRLQTEYLDSVGRLRRNIAGNIKSCIIEGNLKHKLHHTPLCALALSADGKYLYAGAKSQYVLRWCTESGKVLGKCDVLPHREEPETGKKRRSHVIAICLSSDMKFMAIAEGGPHIQIWCPQTMKHVKTFKGHRDNVSALVFRKGTHELYSAAKDRSVKIWSLDELAYVESLFGHQTAVTSIDALSRERAITAGGSDCSLRIWKITEESQLIYNGHKDGIECVKLINDEHFVSGGVDGAISLWSALKKKPICTTQLAHGKGDNAVANWITAIAVVVNTDLIATGSCDGCVRLWQANPNARKLQQMNSISIGGFINGLTFNADGTKLYVAVGQEHRLGRWWRHKDARNNIVVVDIKLQSTTSK; this is encoded by the exons ATGTcttcgtctttttttttaaagccaGGCGCGGCTAaacaagccaacaaaaaaCGCAAG AATATTgcggcaaaagcaaaaaaaggcGTCACAAAACCAGGGAAACGTACCCAAAATGCAGCAGCTCCACCGCCTAAAAAACAACGACGAGCCAAAGTTGATGATGAGGAAATCGCcagtgatgatgatgagtaTGGCAGTGATGTGGGCGGTGATGCACTCACCTTCTCAGCTGACGAAGCAGAAGAAGCTGAAACACCACAAGACAAACGTTTGCGTTTGGCCAAACAATATTTGTCGGAGATTGAGAGACAGGAGGCGGAACGTGCTGAAGATCGGGAGCTAAGCAAAAGCATCGAACAACGCCTGCAGACTGAGTATCTGGATAGTGTGGGGCGATTAAGACGCAACATTGCTGGCAACATTAAATCATGCATCATAGAAGGGAACCTCAAACACAAGCTCCATCACACGCCGTTGTGTGCTCTTGCCCTAAGTGCGGATGGCAAATACCTCTATGCTGGCGCAAAGTCGCAATATGTGCTTCGTTGGTGCACGGAGAGTGGCAAAGTTCTGGGGAAATGCGATGTGTTGCCGCATCGCGAGGAACCCGAAACCGGCAAGAAGCGAAGATCCCATGTTATTGCCATATGTCTGTCTAGTGATATGAAGTTCATGGCTATTGCTGAGGGCGGTCCCCACATACAGATCTGGTGTCCACAGACAATGAAGCATGTGAAAACCTTTAAAGGCCACAGGGATAATGTTTCTGCATTGGTTTTTCGCAAGGGAACGCATGAATTGTACTCAGCGGCCAAGGATCGTTCAGTGAAAATATGGTCTTTGGATGAATTGGCCTATGTGGAGAGCTT GTTTGGTCACCAGACGGCTGTCACAAGTATAGATGCATTGAGTCGCGAGAGAGCAATTACTGCTGGCGGTTCTGATTGCTCATTGCGCATTTGGAAGATAACGGAGGAGTCGCAACTGATATACAACGGACATAAAGATGGCATTGAGTGTGTCAAACTGATCAACGATGAGCATTTTGTATCCGGCGGCGTTGACGG TGCAATTAGTCTGTGGAGCGcattaaaaaagaaaccaatCTGCACAACACAATTAGCCCATGGGAAGGGAGATAATGCTGTAGCGAACTGGATAACAGCAATAGCCGTGGTGGTCAACACGGATCTGATTGCGACAG GTTCCTGCGATGGATGTGTGAGGCTTTGGCAAGCAAATCCGAATGCACGAAAACTTCAGCAGATGAATAGTATATCGATTGGAGGCTTCATTAATGGTCTGACGTTTAATGCAGATGGCACAAAACTTTATGTGGCCGTTGGTCAGGAGCATAGGTTGGGGCGTTGGTGGCGGCATAAAGACGCCAGAAATAATATAGTTGTAGTTGACATTAAGTTACAGAGCACAACCAGCAAATAG
- the LOC132789396 gene encoding probable cytosolic iron-sulfur protein assembly protein Ciao1, with protein sequence MGRLILEHTLQGHKGRIWGVAWHPKGNSFASCGEDKAIRVWSLSGNSWSTKTILSDGHKRTIREVRWSPCGEYLASASFDATTAIWSKHECNATLEGHENEVKSVSWSRSGGLLATCSRDKSVWIWEVAGDDEFECAAVLNAHTQDVKRVVWHPKLEILASASYDNTIKMFAESALDSDWDCTATLSSHTSTVWSIDFDADGDRLVSCSDDATLKIWRAYPPGNEAGIATPDKTTVWKCVCTIAGQHSRAIYDVSWCKLTGLIASACGDDGIRIFKETSDSKRDEPTFELLTTEESAHEQDVNAVEWNPVTPGQLISCSDDGTIKIWKLSE encoded by the coding sequence ATGGGTCGTCTAATACTCGAGCACACACTACAAGGCCACAAAGGGCGCATCTGGGGAGTCGCCTGGCATCCGAAAGGCAACAGCTTCGCTTCGTGTGGCGAGGACAAAGCCATCCGTGTTTGGTCCCTCTCTGGGAACAGCTGGAGCACTAAAACCATATTGTCCGATGGACATAAGCGCACAATACGCGAGGTACGCTGGTCGCCATGTGGTGAGTACTTGGCCTCGGCCAGCTTCGATGCCACTACCGCCATTTGGTCCAAGCACGAATGCAATGCCACCCTGGAGGGCCATGAGAACGAGGTGAAGAGCGTTAGTTGGTCACGCAGTGGAGGCCTCTTGGCGACTTGTTCACGCGACAAATCTGTGTGGATCTGGGAGGTGGCTGGCGATGATGAGTTTGAATGCGCCGCTGTACTTAACGCACACACGCAGGATGTGAAGCGTGTTGTGTGGCATCCAAAACTCGAGATTTTGGCTTCTGCCTCATATGACAATACCATCAAAATGTTTGCCGAAAGTGCCTTAGACAGCGATTGGGATTGCACAGCTACGCTCAGCTCGCACACGAGCACAGTGTGGAGCATTGACTTTGATGCCGATGGCGATCGTTTGGTGTCCTGCAGCGATGATGCTACGCTCAAGATCTGGCGAGCGTATCCGCCGGGCAATGAAGCTGGTATTGCGACACCGGACAAAACAACCGTATGGAAGTGTGTCTGCACCATAGCAGGGCAGCATTCGCGTGCCATTTACGATGTGTCGTGGTGCAAGCTAACTGGGCTTATTGCTAGCGCCTGTGGCGATGATGGCATTCGCATCTTCAAGGAGACAAGCGATTCCAAACGGGATGAACCCACATTTGAGTTGCTAACGACCGAGGAAAGTGCACACGAACAGGATGTGAATGCTGTCGAATGGAATCCTGTGACGCCAGGTCAACTGATCTCCTGCAGTGACGATGGCACCATTAAGATATGGAAACTAAGCGAGTAG
- the LOC132789394 gene encoding GDP-fucose protein O-fucosyltransferase 1 produces the protein MLCPNLFIYLILTLILTAEAQFERDPNGYLTYCPCMGRFGNQADHFLGSLAFAKALNRTLILPPWVEYRKGEMRSRQVSFDTYFQVQPLLDYHRVILMSDFMSKLAEDVWPATERVSFCYMERKSLQQEKNDPDAPNCHAKDGNPFGPFWDTHNIDFVRSEFYGPLHFDVHHSTMATKWMNNYPADKWPVLAFTGAPASFPVQHENRELQKHLQWSRKYNVAAQEYIRNVLPRGAFIGLHLRNGIDWVRACEHIKDSQQLFASPQCLGYKNERGHLYPDLCMPSKEAIVRQLKRTIKNVRQTQPKNEVKSVFVASDANHMIAELTAALSRMDISVHKLPEDDPYLDLAILGQSNHFIGNCISSYSAFVKRERDAHDFPSYFWSFPKEKDRQQAKMHEEL, from the exons ATGCTGTGtcctaatttatttatttatttaattttaacgTTAATATTGACAGCAGAAGCTCAGTTTGAGCGCGATCCTAATGGATACTTGACTTATTGTCCCTGCATGG GACGCTTTGGTAATCAGGCGGATCATTTTCTTGGTTCATTGGCATTTGCTAAAGCATTAAATCGAACGCTGATATTGCCTCCATGGGTCGAGTATCGTAAGGGTGAAATGCGCTCCCGTCAAGTATCATTCGATACATATTTCCAAGTACAGCCATTACTTGATTATCATCGCGTGATTCTAATGTCGGACTTCATGTCAAAATTGGCTGAGGATGTGTGGCCAGCAACGGAACGCGTCTCCTTCTGCTACATGGAGCGCAAAAGCCTGCAGCAGGAGAAGAATGATCCAGATGCACCCAACTGCCATGCCAAGGATGGGAATCCCTTTGGTCCTTTCTGGGATACTCACAATATCGATTTTGTGCGTTCGGAGTTCTACGGTCCGCTACATTTTGACGTTCATCACAGTACCATGGCAACCAAATGGATGAACAATTATCCAGCTGATAAATGGCCAGTCTTGGCGTTCACCGGTGCACCAGCGAGCTTTCCTGTACAGCATGAGAATCGCGAACTACAAAAACATCTCCAATGGAGTCGAAAGTATAATGTGGCAGCTCAAGAATATATACGCAACGTTTTGCCACGCGGTGCTTTCATTGGACTCCATTTGCGCAATGGCATCGATTGGGTGCGTGCATGTGAACACATTAAGGATAGCCAGCAATTGTTTGCATCTCCTCAATGTCTGGGCTATAAAAATGAGCGTGGTCATCTCTATCCCGATCTATGCATGCCCTCGAAGGAGGCAATTGTGCGTCAATTGAAGCGCACCATTAAGAATGTGCGTCAAACCCAGCCCAAGAATGAGGTAAAGTCTGTGTTTGTTGCATCCGATGCCAATCACATGATTGCTGAACTTACCGCGGCCCTGAGTCGAATGGACATTAGTGTACATAAGTTGCCTGAGGATGATCCATATCTGGACTTGGCAATTCTAGGACAATCAAATCACTTTATTGGCAACTGCATCTCTTCGTATAGCGCTTTTGTAAAGCGTGAAAGGGATGCACATGACTTTCCGTCATATTTCTGGTCTTTTCCCAAAGAAAAAGATCGTCAGCAGGCGAAGATGCATGAAGAGTTGTAA
- the LOC132789399 gene encoding DNA excision repair protein ERCC-1, with product MDDLIDDSFDDVLASMDMPTAPKLPKLQVPSESLTSSNSSSNVAAGSSKLPSNPHSVLVHSKQRGNPILKSILNVPLEFRDDIVPDYVVGRTSCILFLSLKYHNLNPDYICQRLKALGKMYELRVLLVQVDTPEPHNALKSLTRISLLADLTMMLAWNAEEAGKIIETYKQFEKRPPDLIMERVESNPHQKLVAALTNIKPVNKTDAVTLLQIFGNLENLINASEERLSQVMGLGPRKAKKLYKTLHEPFLSK from the exons ATGGACGATCTAATCGACGATTCGTTTGACGATGTATTGGCTTCCATGGACATGCCCACGGCTCCCAAGTTACCCAAATTGCAGGTCCCATCAGAGTCGCTAACCTCAAGCAATAGTAGCAGCAACGTAGCTGCAGGTTCATCCAAGTTGCCATCAAATCCGCACAGTGTTTTGGTTCATAGTAAACAAAGGGGAAATCCTATTCTGAAATCCATTCTAAATGTGCCTCTGGAGTTTCGCGATGACATTGTGCCCGATTATGTGGTGGGCCGCACATCATGCATTTTATTCCTATCACTCAAGTATCACAATCTCAATCCCGATTACATATGTCAGCGTCTAAAAGCGCTGGGCAAGATGTACGAGTTGCGAGTCCTGCTGGTCCAAGTGGATACACCGGAGCCACACAATGCGTTAAAGAGCTTAACACGTATCTCATTGCTGGCGGATTTAACCATGATGCTGGCATGGAATGCAGAGGAAGCCGGCAAAATCATAGAAACgtacaaacaatttgagaagCGTCCGCCTGATCTCATCATGGAGCGTGTGGAATCGAATCCCCATCAGAAA CTTGTGGCAGCGCTTACCAACATCAAGCCAGTGAACAAAACCGATGCAGTGACTCTATTGCAGATCTTCGGAAATCTTGAGAATCTTATCAATGCCAGTGAGGAACGGCTGTCTCAGGTTATGGGTCTGGGTCCACGTAAAGCTAAGAAACTGTACAAGACGCTGCATGAGCCTTTTCTTAGCAAATAG
- the LOC132789400 gene encoding phosphopantothenoylcysteine decarboxylase, protein MGETGIFTKDAAQGAASASTTTTIKPERNVIIAATGSVATIKLVQLISELSNEQLEYKFNIKVIITEHAKHFFELEQMPENVPILHNRDEWLTWNKRGDPVLHIELGKWADMLLIAPLSANSLAKIATGICDNLVMCVVRAWDLKKPLLFAPAMNTRMYDHPITREQIDRLISWGYTEIPCISKTLMCGDTGNGAMSEVATIVKSVVAAFLLSV, encoded by the exons ATGGGAGAAACTGGGATTTTCACAAAAGACGCTGCCCAAGGAGCAGCATCagcctcaacaacaacaacaataaagccAGAACGCAATGTGATCATTGCAGCAACGGGAAGTGTTGCTACCATAAAACTAGTTCAATTAATATCCGAACTAAGTAATGAACAGCTGGAATACAAATTTAAC ATCAAAGTCATTATTACGGAACATGCTAAGCACTTTTTTGAACTGGAACAAATGCCGGAGAACGTTCCCATCTTACACAACCGCGACGAGTGGCTTACTTGGAATAAGCGTGGTGACCCTGTGCTCCATATTGAGCTAGGCAAGTGGGCAGATATGCTCTTGATAGCACCGCTCAGCGCCAATTCTCTGGCGAAGATTGCCACC GGTATATGCGATAACCTGGTGATGTGTGTTGTACGCGCTTGGGACCTTAAGAAGCCTCTCCTGTTCGCTCCAGCAATGAACACTCGCATGTACGATCATCCCATAACTCGAGAACAGATCGACAGGTTAATCAGCTGGGGCTACACGGAGATTCCCTGCATTTCAAAGACCCTAATGTGTGGCGACACCGGTAATGGGGCGATGTCAGAGGTAGCCACCATTGTAAagagtgttgttgctgcctttttgTTGTCGGTGtaa
- the LOC132789392 gene encoding BLOC-3 complex member HPS1 → MNGLIVFNSANDVVYQNLNATLTDKICNIAIAQGLLPATSRTAAGAALDSNVLLQIFSPIISSQRIMHCQFDNAYASFQCENDFNLVFGELLGYSFLKIGQIEIEQLTRQLGVAMTLTRYCYGANLFGAQAGHMQQELLTQCLNCYETQLCQEEQAYLLEAMPKLLVNPELKRTVHVTLDATLEQLRQTGGQQRTHAMLLISHKLLALNSTRLALPLAPADLLFLAILARALNSQQTQRAVAVFLQGVSHDPNSGCVPTIVHFSRLHGHQVLLQLIEYGHMPLTSSIYDTFFVLQKIVAVQQQGDGDALKPAYESLESFVSQTLTALKRYLKQKHEELEICVKKFTARWENLRKMYVEFFKSYERELLVRIESNLPAFVEELKQLFTLSLACCDSASNHQLDQLADSAAVVEAKLLELAEFLAVKAARNISIDAYLEDFPGLVHFMYVNRSTGQMLAPELRQLNPPSKLVPKSKLWQMVAFTRGYLKKGQTTVMWKDRTFHYSYFLWFEDLSGSNLKCPLDLQQHFLATGFGGNGNGNGQKPTAEPGALPMDYYSDLVELCFPKLSPQKVRVYELYCIHLGLVTATCAVEHSRRLVATISDLVGEETF, encoded by the coding sequence ATGAACGGCCTAATTGTGTTTAATAGTGCCAACGATGTCGTCTATCAGAACCTGAATGCAACATTAACCGACAAAATCTGCAACATTGCCATTGCCCAAGGTTTGTTGCCAGCTACAAGTCGaacagcagctggagctgcCCTGGACAGTAATGTATTATTGCAAATCTTTAGTCCAATCATCAGCTCGCAGCGAATAATGCATTGCCAGTTCGACAATGCTTATGCCAGCTTCCAGTGTGAGAATGATTTCAACTTGGTGTTTGGTGAGCTCTTGGGCTACAGCTTCCTTAAGATCGGACAAATTGAGATCGAGCAGTTGACGCGGCAATTGGGCGTGGCCATGACACTGACACGCTACTGCTATGGTGCCAATTTATTTGGTGCCCAGGCCGGACATATGCAGCAGGAGTTGCTGACCCAGTGCTTGAACTGCTATGAGACACAGTTATGTCAGGAAGAGCAAGCTTATCTGCTGGAAGCGATGCCCAAGCTGCTCGTCAATCCGGAACTGAAAAGAACCGTGCACGTGACCCTAGACGCCACGTTGGAGCAGCTGCGTCAGACAGGTGGACAGCAGCGAACCCATGCCATGCTCTTGATATCCCACAAACTGCTGGCATTGAACAGCACGCGCCTGGCGCTTCCCTTGGCTCCTGCTGATTTGCTTTTTCTGGCTATTCTGGCGCGTGCTCTGAATTCGCAGCAAACACAACGTGCAGTGGCCGTATTCCTGCAAGGCGTCTCCCACGATCCGAACTCTGGTTGTGTGCCAACCATAGTACATTTCTCGCGTCTTCATGGTCACCAGGTGCTGTTGCAGCTCATTGAGTATGGCCACATGCCGCTAACCAGCAGCATCTACGACACCTTCTTTGTGCTACAAAAGATTGTTGCCGTGCAGCAGCAGGGCGATGGTGATGCACTGAAGCCCGCCTATGAGAGTCTCGAATCGTTTGTAAGTCAAACGTTGACGGCTCTTAAACGTTACCTGAAGCAGAAGCATGAGGAGCTGGAAATTTGTGTAAAGAAGTTCACAGCACGTTGGGAGAATCTGCGCAAGATGTATGTGGAGTTCTTCAAAAGCTACGAGCGTGAGCTGCTCGTGCGTATCGAGTCCAATCTTCCGGCATTCGTTGAGGAACTGAAGCAACTTTTCACTCTTTCGCTTGCCTGCTGCGACAGCGCCAGTAATCATCAATTGGATCAGTTGGCCGACTCGGCGGCTGTGGTGGAAGCCAAACTGCTCGAATTGGCAGAATTTCTGGCCGTGAAGGCGGCGCGTAACATCTCAATTGATGCCTATCTGGAGGACTTTCCCGGCCTGGTGCATTTTATGTATGTGAATCGCAGCACAGGTCAAATGTTGGCGCCTGAACTTCGTCAGCTGAATCCACCATCGAAGCTAGTGCCTAAGTCAAAACTGTGGCAAATGGTTGCGTTTACACGGGGCTATCTAAAGAAGGGCCAGACCACTGTCATGTGGAAGGATCGCACATTCCATTACTCGTACTTTCTATGGTTTGAGGACCTATCGGGCAGTAACTTAAAATGTCCACTCGACTTGCAACAGCATTTCCTAGCCACTGGCTTcggtggcaatggcaatggcaatggacAGAAACCAACGGCTGAACCAGGCGCCTTGCCCATGGATTATTATAGTGACTTGGTGGAACTGTGCTTCCCCAAGTTGTCACCACAGAAGGTGCGCGTCTATGAGCTCTACTGCATCCACTTGGGACTCGTAACGGCAACGTGTGCTGTGGAGCATTCACGTCGCTTGGTGGCCACCATCAGTGATTTGGTTGGCGAGGAGACATTTTAA
- the LOC132789395 gene encoding eukaryotic translation initiation factor 3 subunit M — MASHPVFIDLSLDEQVQELRKYFKKLGAEISSEKSNKGVEDDLHKIIGVCEVCFKDGEPAQIDGILNSIVSIMITIPLDRGENIVLAYCEKMTKAPNQPLAKVCLQSLWRLFNNLDTASPLRYHVYYHLVQVAKQCDQVLEVFTGVDQLKSQFANCPPSSEQMQKLYRLLHDVTKDTNLELSSKVMIELLGTYTADNACVAREDAMKCIVTALADPNTFLLDPLLSLKPVRFLEGDLIHDLLSIFVSDKLPSYVQFYEDHKEFVNSQGLNHEQNMKKMRLLTFMQLAESFPEMSFDTLTKELQIAEDEVEPFVIEVLKTKLVRVRLDQANRKVHISSTMHRTFGAPQWEQLRDLLQAWKENLSSVREGLTNVSSAQLDLARTQKLIH, encoded by the exons ATGGCTTCACATCCGGTGTTTATAGATCTGTCGTTAGATGAGCAG GTGCAAGAACTGCGCAAGTATTTCAAGAAGTTGGGTGCCGAAATCTCATCGGAAAAATCTAATAAAGGCGTTGAAGATGATTTGCACAAAATTATTGGCGTCTGCGAAGTTTGCTTCAAAGACGGCGAACCAGCCCAGATCGATGGCATTTTAAACAGCATTGTGTCCATTATGATTACG ATACCTCTGGATCGTGGCGAGAATATTGTCCTGGCATATTGCGAAAAGATGACCAAGGCACCCAACCAGCCGCTGGCGAAAGTTTGCTTGCAGTCACTGTGGCGTCTTTTCAACAATCTAGATACAGCGTCCCCGTTGCGGTACCATGTTTACTACCACTTGGTGCAAGTGGCCAAGCAGTGCGATCAAGTGCTCGAGGTCTTTACTGGCGTCGATCAATTGAAATCGCAGTTTGCCAACTGCCCACCATCCAGCGAGCAGATGCAGAAGTTGTATCGTCTGCTGCACGATGTGACCAAGGACACCAATCTGGAACTGTCTTCCAAGGTGATGATTGAGCTGTTGGGCACCTACACCGCCGATAATGCGTGCGTTGCTCGTGAAGATGCCATGAAGTGCATTGTCACCGCTTTGGCCGATCCCAATACATTCCTGCTCGATCCTCTATTGTCGCTGAAGCCTGTGCGCTTCCTAGAGGGCGATTTAATTCACGATTTGTTGTCCATATTCGTATCAGACAAATTGCCATCGTATGTGCAATTTTACGAGGATCATAAGGAGTTTGTGAACTCTCAGGGTCTCAACCATGAACAAAACATGAAGAAGATGCGTCTGCTTACATTCATGCAGTTGGCTGAGAGTTTCCCCGAGATGAGTTTCGATACACTGACTAAGGAACTTCAGATCGCTGAAGACGAAGTAGAGCCATTTGTCATTGAGGTGTTGAAGACGAAACTGGTGCGTGTGCGTCTCGATCAGGCCAATCGCAAGGTGCACATCTCGTCGACTATGCATAGGACCTTTGGTGCACCACAGTGGGAACAGCTGCGTGATCTGCTGCAGGCATGGAAGGAGAACCTCAGCTCGGTTCGTGAAGGCTTGACGAATGTTTCATCTGCACAATTGGATTTGGCGCGTACACAGAAGTTGATACATTAG